The following are encoded in a window of Amycolatopsis solani genomic DNA:
- a CDS encoding CGNR zinc finger domain-containing protein — protein MTERFRSGAGRLCLDFVRTLRYRGTPAETEELLDAAAWGAWIDQLGPFSSPVRPAGADDARVAREAIHELLTGSLRPASRQRLNRFAALPVPAPSLTPSGEVRWQAENPAAAMLALLSRDALDLATSREFDRVRRCAGPACGALFLDTSRPGTRRWCSMEICGNQAKKSTYRAKEGARG, from the coding sequence ATGACGGAACGCTTCCGCTCGGGCGCGGGCAGGCTGTGCCTCGACTTCGTCCGCACGCTGCGCTACCGCGGCACGCCCGCGGAGACGGAGGAGCTCTTGGACGCGGCGGCGTGGGGAGCGTGGATCGACCAGCTGGGCCCGTTTTCCTCGCCGGTCCGTCCGGCCGGTGCCGACGACGCCCGGGTTGCACGGGAGGCGATCCACGAGCTGCTCACCGGCTCCCTGCGGCCGGCCTCCCGCCAGCGCCTCAACCGGTTCGCGGCGCTGCCGGTCCCGGCGCCTTCGCTGACGCCGTCGGGCGAAGTGCGCTGGCAGGCTGAAAACCCCGCGGCGGCGATGCTGGCCCTGCTGTCCCGGGACGCACTGGACCTGGCGACGTCGCGCGAGTTCGACCGGGTCCGCCGCTGCGCGGGCCCGGCGTGCGGCGCGCTGTTCCTGGACACGTCGAGGCCGGGCACGCGCCGGTGGTGCTCGATGGAGATCTGCGGCAACCAGGCCAAGAAGTCGACTTATCGCGCCAAGGAGGGGGCGCGGGGTTAG
- a CDS encoding MFS transporter, protein MTDTKQQAPPGWLVLLLAVSCGLTVANLYYAQPLLAELRGTFGVGEAAAGGVVTATQIGYAAGMVLLVPLGDRLENRGLVATLLAVACAGLVVTGVAPGFAVLLIASLLVGATSVVVQILIPFAADLSPDDIRGRIVGRVVSGLLFGILLSRVVASFLAEVTNWRVVFLISAAAMAALAVVLRFSLPRRAPKTDVHYGQLIRSTLAMWKKHPALRHRALYQSAMFGAFSAFWTTIAFVLTAPPFDYSQLGVGLFALAGAAGAAVAPLAGRWSDHGHGRRLTAGAFVLCAAAFALAGFGAHSVVLLAIAAIAVDMAVQTTLVTGQHVIYQLDPSARARVNSVYLGTFFIGGAIGSQAGSIAYHLGGWTAVVVFAGVLPLLGLAGMTRTRV, encoded by the coding sequence ATGACCGACACCAAGCAGCAGGCGCCGCCCGGGTGGCTGGTGCTGCTGCTGGCCGTCTCCTGTGGACTGACGGTCGCCAACCTCTACTACGCCCAGCCGCTGCTCGCGGAGCTGCGCGGGACGTTCGGGGTGGGCGAAGCCGCCGCCGGCGGGGTCGTCACCGCCACCCAGATCGGGTACGCCGCCGGGATGGTGCTGCTCGTGCCGCTCGGGGACCGGCTCGAGAACCGGGGGCTCGTCGCGACGCTGCTCGCCGTCGCCTGCGCCGGCCTGGTCGTCACCGGCGTCGCGCCCGGGTTCGCCGTGCTGCTGATCGCTTCCCTGCTCGTCGGGGCCACGTCGGTCGTCGTGCAGATCCTCATCCCGTTCGCCGCCGACCTCTCCCCCGACGACATCCGCGGCCGGATCGTCGGGCGCGTCGTGAGCGGGCTGCTCTTCGGCATCCTGCTCTCGCGCGTGGTCGCCAGCTTCCTGGCCGAGGTCACGAACTGGCGCGTCGTGTTCCTCATCTCGGCGGCGGCGATGGCCGCGCTCGCCGTCGTGCTGCGGTTTTCCCTGCCGCGGCGGGCACCCAAGACCGACGTCCACTACGGACAGTTGATCCGCTCGACGCTGGCTATGTGGAAGAAGCACCCGGCACTGCGCCACCGCGCGCTGTACCAGTCGGCGATGTTCGGTGCCTTCAGCGCGTTCTGGACGACCATCGCCTTCGTGCTGACCGCGCCGCCGTTCGACTACAGCCAGCTCGGCGTCGGCCTGTTCGCGCTGGCCGGTGCGGCGGGCGCCGCGGTGGCGCCGCTGGCCGGGCGGTGGTCGGACCACGGCCACGGCCGGCGGCTCACCGCGGGCGCCTTCGTGCTCTGCGCGGCGGCCTTCGCGCTCGCCGGGTTCGGCGCGCACAGCGTCGTCCTGCTGGCGATCGCCGCGATCGCCGTCGACATGGCGGTCCAGACCACGCTGGTCACCGGCCAGCACGTGATCTACCAGCTCGACCCGTCCGCCCGCGCCCGGGTCAACAGCGTCTACCTGGGCACGTTCTTCATCGGCGGCGCGATCGGCTCCCAGGCGGGCTCGATCGCCTACCACCTCGGCGGCTGGACGGCGGTCGTCGTCTTCGCCGGCGTGCTCCCTCTGCTGGGCCTGGCCGGGATGACCCGCACGCGCGTCTAG
- a CDS encoding NAD(P)H-binding protein — MTILVTGATGSVGRLVVDELLATGVPVRALTVDPARAKLPPEAEVVVGSLARPSTLPAALKGVDAVYLAPMARTVRRFCELAADAGVERVVALSGSSVGDGHEGSSGNEYAAVEAAVREAGFAWTFLRPGVFMNNTLDWADMVRAGEVWMAYGDATQTPIDLGDIAAVAARVCTSDGHIGATHVLSGPEAISLRGQVATLGSVLGKEIRFHELTRDEQREQWVGFGIPEAAVDWLLDGFEETLRHPQAPTGVVEELLGRPGTTYAEWAAARREVFA; from the coding sequence ATGACGATCTTGGTGACGGGCGCGACCGGCAGCGTGGGACGCCTGGTGGTCGACGAACTGCTGGCCACGGGGGTGCCGGTGCGCGCGCTGACCGTCGACCCCGCGCGGGCGAAGCTGCCGCCGGAGGCCGAGGTGGTGGTGGGTTCGCTGGCCAGGCCCTCGACGCTGCCCGCGGCGCTCAAGGGGGTCGACGCGGTCTACCTGGCGCCGATGGCGCGGACCGTGCGGCGGTTCTGCGAGCTCGCGGCCGACGCCGGCGTCGAGCGGGTGGTCGCGCTGTCGGGCAGCAGTGTCGGGGACGGCCACGAGGGCTCCAGTGGCAACGAGTACGCCGCCGTCGAGGCCGCGGTGCGGGAGGCGGGCTTCGCCTGGACCTTCCTGCGGCCCGGGGTGTTCATGAACAACACGCTCGACTGGGCGGACATGGTCCGCGCGGGCGAGGTCTGGATGGCTTACGGCGACGCCACGCAGACGCCGATCGACCTGGGCGACATCGCGGCCGTGGCGGCCCGGGTGTGCACTTCGGACGGACACATCGGAGCCACGCACGTCCTCAGTGGACCGGAAGCGATCAGCCTGCGCGGGCAGGTCGCGACGCTGGGATCGGTGCTGGGCAAGGAAATCCGCTTCCACGAACTGACCCGTGACGAACAGCGCGAGCAGTGGGTCGGCTTCGGCATCCCGGAAGCGGCCGTCGACTGGCTGCTCGACGGCTTCGAGGAGACGCTGCGGCACCCGCAGGCGCCGACCGGCGTCGTCGAGGAACTGCTCGGCCGCCCCGGGACGACGTACGCGGAATGGGCCGCCGCGCGGCGGGAGGTCTTCGCCTAG
- a CDS encoding FG-GAP repeat domain-containing protein has translation MNRTGIVRTATVTGVAAALSLVAVGPALAAPAAGPVTTVADLNGDGELETVTAQQVGDDQLISATVDGAYTSIHLPSDSQFGLEAPRVADLNGDGRAELIVTRSVGANTTFFSALHFDGRNLSPVVGPDDQPFSLAEGGGVAAHLGYTCTPFEGGRAFVVVASENDDVSRPAERFTYSGTRTTYTLRDGALSVQESAPITARPANDPLLAVDAAGCA, from the coding sequence ATGAACCGCACCGGAATCGTCCGCACCGCCACCGTGACCGGCGTCGCCGCCGCGCTGAGCCTCGTCGCCGTCGGGCCGGCGCTGGCCGCGCCCGCCGCCGGCCCGGTCACCACTGTCGCCGACCTGAACGGCGATGGGGAGCTGGAGACCGTGACCGCGCAGCAGGTGGGGGACGACCAGCTGATCTCGGCCACGGTGGACGGCGCCTACACCTCGATCCACCTGCCGTCGGACAGCCAGTTCGGCCTCGAAGCCCCGCGGGTGGCCGACCTCAACGGCGACGGCCGCGCCGAGCTGATCGTCACCCGGTCGGTCGGCGCCAACACCACGTTCTTCTCCGCGCTGCACTTCGACGGCCGCAATCTCAGCCCGGTGGTCGGCCCGGACGACCAGCCGTTCTCGCTCGCCGAAGGCGGTGGCGTCGCCGCCCACCTGGGCTACACGTGCACGCCGTTCGAGGGTGGCCGCGCGTTCGTCGTGGTGGCCAGTGAGAACGACGACGTCAGCCGCCCGGCCGAGCGGTTCACCTACTCGGGTACCCGCACCACCTACACCCTGCGCGACGGGGCGTTGAGCGTCCAGGAGTCGGCGCCGATCACCGCGCGGCCCGCGAACGACCCGCTGCTCGCGGTGGACGCGGCCGGCTGCGCCTGA
- a CDS encoding lytic polysaccharide monooxygenase auxiliary activity family 9 protein, protein MRKCSSSRSVTRRRSVLALIIATLAGLFVGVPAASAHGTIVSPATRAYQCWTDWGSQHTNPAMQQQDPMCWQAFQANADTMWNWMSALRDGLGGNFQGSTPDGQLCSNALSRNNSLNTPGAWKATSLGSSFSMHLYDQASHGADYFRVYISKNGFDPTTQRLGWGNLDFITQTGKYAPAKDITFNVQTPGSYRGRHVVFTIWQASHLDQTYMWCSDVNFG, encoded by the coding sequence ATGCGCAAGTGCAGCAGCTCCAGGTCCGTCACCCGACGGCGGAGCGTCCTCGCGCTGATCATCGCCACGCTGGCCGGACTGTTCGTCGGGGTCCCGGCAGCGTCGGCGCACGGCACCATCGTCAGCCCCGCCACCCGCGCCTACCAGTGCTGGACGGATTGGGGCAGCCAGCACACGAACCCGGCCATGCAGCAGCAGGATCCCATGTGCTGGCAGGCTTTCCAGGCCAACGCCGACACGATGTGGAACTGGATGAGCGCGCTGCGGGACGGGCTCGGCGGCAACTTCCAGGGCTCGACCCCCGACGGTCAGCTCTGCAGCAACGCCCTGTCCCGCAACAACTCCCTCAACACCCCCGGCGCGTGGAAGGCGACGAGCCTGGGCAGCAGCTTCTCGATGCACCTGTACGACCAGGCCAGCCACGGCGCCGACTACTTCCGCGTCTACATCAGCAAGAACGGGTTCGACCCCACCACCCAGCGCCTCGGCTGGGGCAACCTCGACTTCATCACCCAGACCGGCAAGTACGCCCCGGCCAAGGACATCACGTTCAACGTCCAGACGCCGGGATCGTACCGGGGTCGCCACGTCGTCTTCACCATCTGGCAGGCCTCGCACCTCGACCAGACGTACATGTGGTGCAGTGACGTGAACTTCGGCTAG
- a CDS encoding FAD-dependent oxidoreductase, with protein MPTEVLIAGSGPTGLTLACELARGGVPFRLVEAAPGPRPGSRGKGVQPRTLEVFDDLGVVDRVLAHGRLAMPIRSTAPGGDVTLSGAGPLPEHPGIPYPAGLITPEWRVEEALRLRLGELGGEVEFGTALETFEQSADGVTAVLVKDGGTETVTARWLAGCDGGHSVVRKRAGIPFEGETREEVRMLVADVRVDGLDRDAWHMWGHAEGLVTLCPLPSTDLFQYQASLAPGQDPGLGLANLQAVLERRSGRTDVRVHEPEWSSLWRANVRLAARYREGRVFLAGDAAHIHSPAGGQGMNTGIHDAHNLGWKLAMGASPVLLDSYEAERRPVAADVLALSDARLAEAAERKSIPIRRDARTAQLAVTYRGSVLARDDRGETAGLRAGDRAPDAAGLSTVDGDRRLFDLTRGGRFTVLDFGTAAVPAGPRTFRVVARPGGAGEIADTAGQLAAAYGATERTLVLIRPDGYVGLISDAGDGEAVAAYLAALG; from the coding sequence ATGCCGACCGAAGTGCTGATCGCCGGGTCCGGCCCGACCGGGCTCACGCTGGCCTGCGAACTCGCTCGTGGCGGCGTCCCGTTCCGCCTGGTCGAGGCCGCCCCGGGTCCGCGGCCGGGCTCGCGCGGCAAGGGAGTTCAGCCGCGCACGCTCGAGGTGTTCGACGACCTCGGGGTCGTCGACCGCGTGCTCGCCCACGGCCGCCTGGCCATGCCGATCCGGTCGACCGCGCCCGGCGGCGACGTGACGCTGAGCGGTGCCGGGCCACTGCCGGAGCATCCCGGCATCCCGTACCCGGCCGGCCTGATCACGCCCGAATGGCGGGTCGAGGAAGCACTACGGCTGCGCCTGGGGGAACTCGGCGGCGAGGTCGAGTTCGGCACCGCGCTCGAGACGTTCGAGCAGTCGGCCGATGGCGTAACGGCGGTGCTCGTCAAGGATGGCGGGACCGAGACGGTCACCGCGCGATGGCTGGCCGGGTGCGACGGCGGCCACAGCGTCGTCCGCAAGCGGGCCGGGATCCCGTTCGAGGGCGAGACCCGCGAGGAGGTGCGGATGCTCGTCGCCGACGTCCGCGTCGACGGCCTCGACCGCGACGCCTGGCACATGTGGGGGCACGCCGAAGGACTCGTCACCCTCTGCCCGCTGCCGTCGACCGACCTCTTCCAGTACCAAGCGAGCCTCGCGCCCGGCCAGGATCCCGGGCTCGGCCTCGCGAACCTGCAGGCGGTCCTCGAACGGCGGAGCGGCCGCACCGACGTCCGCGTCCACGAGCCGGAGTGGTCGTCGCTGTGGCGCGCCAACGTCCGGCTCGCCGCCCGCTACCGCGAAGGCCGCGTGTTCCTCGCCGGCGACGCCGCGCACATCCACTCGCCCGCCGGCGGGCAGGGCATGAACACCGGCATCCATGACGCGCACAATCTCGGCTGGAAGCTCGCGATGGGCGCCTCGCCGGTGCTGCTCGACAGCTACGAGGCCGAACGCCGGCCGGTCGCCGCGGACGTGCTCGCGCTTTCGGACGCCCGCCTCGCGGAGGCGGCTGAGCGGAAGAGCATCCCGATCCGCCGGGACGCCCGGACGGCGCAGCTGGCCGTCACCTACCGCGGCTCGGTGCTGGCCCGCGACGACCGCGGCGAAACGGCCGGGCTGCGCGCCGGTGACCGGGCCCCAGACGCGGCCGGTCTGTCGACAGTGGACGGTGACCGCCGGCTGTTCGACCTGACCCGCGGCGGCCGCTTCACGGTGCTGGACTTCGGAACCGCGGCCGTGCCCGCCGGCCCGCGGACGTTCCGCGTCGTGGCGCGACCGGGCGGTGCCGGCGAAATCGCCGACACCGCCGGTCAGTTGGCCGCCGCCTACGGTGCGACCGAGCGCACGCTCGTGCTGATCCGCCCCGACGGCTACGTCGGCCTGATCTCCGACGCGGGTGACGGCGAGGCGGTGGCGGCCTACCTCGCCGCGCTCGGCTAG
- a CDS encoding TetR/AcrR family transcriptional regulator has protein sequence MPAEPARRRRHGKQLEAELLAAAWDELVETGYARLTMESIAVRARTSEAVLYRRWAHKDEVVMAALEHYRATHRASLPDTGTLRGDLLAELAAVSETRATFFAIAAATAFSGLLAGTGLTPAQVRTRVLGEAARPRERPLYRRAHDRGELDLERVSTTLLEMPFDLVRHDLLMELKTPSPARIRAIVDELFLPLLDRARG, from the coding sequence GTGCCCGCCGAACCCGCCCGCCGTCGCCGGCACGGCAAGCAGCTCGAAGCCGAACTCCTCGCGGCGGCCTGGGACGAGCTGGTCGAGACCGGGTACGCGCGCCTGACGATGGAGTCGATCGCCGTCCGCGCGCGGACCAGTGAGGCCGTGCTCTACCGCCGCTGGGCCCACAAGGACGAGGTCGTCATGGCCGCGCTCGAGCACTACCGGGCCACCCACCGGGCGTCGCTCCCCGACACCGGCACCCTGCGCGGCGACCTGCTCGCCGAGCTGGCGGCGGTGAGCGAAACCCGCGCCACGTTCTTCGCCATCGCCGCGGCCACCGCGTTCTCGGGCCTGCTGGCCGGCACCGGCCTGACCCCGGCGCAGGTCCGCACGCGAGTGCTGGGCGAGGCGGCACGCCCGCGCGAGCGGCCCCTCTACCGGCGCGCCCACGACCGCGGCGAGCTCGACCTGGAGCGCGTGTCCACCACGCTGCTCGAGATGCCGTTCGACCTGGTGCGGCACGACCTGCTGATGGAGCTGAAGACACCATCGCCCGCCCGCATCCGGGCGATCGTCGACGAGCTGTTCCTGCCGCTGCTCGACCGGGCTAGAGGGTGA
- a CDS encoding P-loop NTPase fold protein, with product MNDIPLTVGKLIEESGRTPSPRIAEFTSLASSAQRLRLAADETDTSRITRSTALWTLMLIDTGIRQALRASKGNVDELGSFIGLDGLSPRPEGEEPAHDEFASALRAHLTSRSGPRSTVDLVDIAIAIMRSVRATAFGQLPRLLMGLGVSEQLALDNLNLLVSETGRREIPLSRSMRVVADGFSSAEPSASHIVVVIAGRHPEYAAGRLGAMERMSSTRRHRPWSDWYELVADLFDADVVATTRHLVLDTRLFLLGLCLADPEILAAFQREGAWTALITEIDEAVAPSGSPLWPVLNGVRFAHGYHNDGTAGADQLDVQGYVNAVCEVITDPHVKPPLSIGLFGKWGTGKSFFMEKMRERIDGRVPSDDDGFTITQIRFNAWHYADTSLWASLAIEIFERLADPEPVDLRERERWHRSHGDKNRAEREALLSELETYRDAKSTLDAERIQLEHERGQLVTKRSRAEEKRREEIEKVPLTEVAKELAKNTEIQGKLKDISKELGFEPAIDELTGLGKDLRTTAGYLPAVWRGVRHKSWFGTLAAAFAVLAVLTIALAGRGGVEWLYSLGGTVASIVGFTQLIRPAAQRVNTALGHVQDAIRITNETRESLRSKRSREERVLDLKLADAEHAIAETTQAITALDEKIATTRAAAEALSVGRKLYEFLNDRASGYQKHQGVVGTLHRDFRFLDALLRSQSRSRDAGVKPVSRVVLYIDDLDRCPPAKVLEVLEAVHLLLALELFVVVVGVDPRWLSSSLWHQYRDLAAGGDPRADAYLRGMPVEYLEKIFQIPFTLPEMEPAAYARLIGSVADLPLPPVPADPRDTIDAGRPVVTTREERTPARARLDVEPGSAAAAVPGERLGLTEPEVEFAQQLGALVTSPRAAKRLMNTYRLIRATRHVGSRSRFLGGDGRPGEFQAVLTLLAAVAGHPGLADRLLVALQDADGDSWAGFLAQVAPGTNETEPGELPHDFAEWARLHRGLEASRRPDMLDDLGTYRRWGR from the coding sequence GTGAACGACATCCCGCTCACCGTCGGCAAGCTCATCGAGGAGTCGGGCCGCACGCCGAGCCCGCGGATCGCTGAGTTCACTTCGCTGGCGTCGTCGGCGCAGCGGCTCCGCCTGGCTGCGGACGAAACCGATACCTCGAGGATCACCCGATCGACTGCGCTCTGGACGCTCATGCTGATCGACACCGGGATCCGGCAGGCCTTGCGCGCAAGCAAGGGAAACGTGGACGAACTCGGCTCGTTTATCGGGCTCGATGGACTCTCGCCTCGTCCGGAGGGCGAAGAGCCCGCGCACGACGAGTTCGCCTCGGCCTTGAGGGCTCACCTGACATCGCGGTCCGGGCCACGGTCGACCGTCGACCTCGTCGACATCGCGATAGCGATCATGCGCTCAGTACGTGCTACGGCCTTCGGGCAGCTGCCCCGGCTGCTGATGGGATTGGGTGTCTCCGAGCAGCTTGCTCTGGACAACCTCAACCTCCTGGTCTCCGAGACGGGCAGGCGGGAGATCCCCCTGTCACGCAGCATGCGGGTCGTGGCGGACGGCTTTTCCTCGGCCGAGCCGTCCGCGTCCCACATTGTCGTGGTGATCGCCGGGCGGCACCCGGAGTACGCCGCCGGCCGGCTGGGTGCGATGGAGCGGATGAGTAGTACTCGGCGGCACCGGCCCTGGAGTGACTGGTACGAGCTCGTCGCAGACCTGTTCGACGCGGACGTCGTCGCGACGACCCGCCACCTGGTGCTCGACACGCGCCTGTTCCTGCTCGGGCTGTGCCTCGCCGACCCCGAAATACTGGCGGCGTTCCAACGCGAAGGCGCCTGGACCGCGCTGATCACCGAGATCGACGAGGCCGTAGCCCCATCCGGCTCACCCCTCTGGCCGGTCCTGAACGGCGTCCGCTTCGCCCACGGCTACCACAACGACGGCACCGCCGGCGCCGACCAGCTCGACGTCCAGGGCTACGTGAACGCCGTCTGCGAGGTCATCACCGACCCCCACGTCAAACCACCCCTCTCCATCGGCCTCTTCGGCAAGTGGGGCACCGGCAAAAGCTTCTTCATGGAGAAGATGCGCGAGCGGATCGACGGACGCGTCCCCAGCGACGACGACGGATTCACCATCACCCAGATCCGCTTCAACGCCTGGCACTACGCGGACACGAGCCTCTGGGCGAGCCTCGCGATCGAGATCTTCGAACGCCTGGCCGACCCCGAGCCCGTCGATCTCCGCGAACGGGAGCGCTGGCACCGCAGTCACGGCGACAAAAACCGCGCCGAGCGTGAGGCGCTGCTGTCCGAGCTCGAAACCTACCGCGACGCAAAGTCCACATTGGACGCCGAGCGGATCCAGCTGGAACACGAGCGCGGGCAGCTCGTCACCAAACGGAGCCGCGCGGAAGAAAAGCGCCGGGAGGAGATCGAGAAAGTACCGCTCACCGAAGTTGCCAAAGAACTCGCGAAAAACACCGAAATCCAAGGGAAACTGAAGGACATCTCGAAAGAGCTGGGCTTCGAACCGGCCATCGACGAGCTCACCGGCCTGGGCAAAGACCTCCGCACGACAGCCGGCTACCTGCCGGCCGTCTGGCGCGGCGTCCGCCACAAATCCTGGTTCGGGACGCTCGCCGCCGCGTTCGCCGTGCTGGCCGTGCTCACCATCGCGCTCGCCGGGCGCGGGGGAGTGGAGTGGCTCTACTCCCTGGGCGGGACCGTCGCCTCGATCGTCGGCTTCACCCAGTTGATCCGGCCGGCCGCGCAGCGGGTCAACACCGCGCTCGGGCACGTCCAGGACGCCATCCGCATCACCAACGAAACACGGGAATCCTTGCGGAGCAAGCGAAGCCGCGAGGAACGCGTCCTCGACCTCAAGCTCGCCGACGCTGAACACGCGATCGCCGAGACCACCCAGGCGATCACCGCGCTCGACGAGAAGATCGCGACGACCCGCGCCGCCGCCGAGGCGCTCTCGGTCGGGCGGAAGCTGTACGAGTTCTTGAACGACCGCGCGTCGGGGTACCAGAAGCACCAAGGCGTGGTCGGCACGCTGCACCGCGACTTCCGGTTCCTGGACGCGCTCCTGCGCAGCCAAAGCCGGAGCCGCGACGCCGGCGTCAAGCCCGTCTCGAGGGTCGTGCTCTACATCGACGACCTCGACCGGTGCCCGCCGGCCAAGGTCCTCGAAGTGCTGGAGGCCGTCCACCTGCTGCTCGCGCTGGAGCTGTTCGTGGTCGTCGTCGGCGTGGACCCGCGTTGGCTGAGCAGCAGTCTGTGGCACCAGTACCGCGATCTCGCGGCCGGCGGCGATCCCCGGGCGGACGCCTACCTGCGCGGGATGCCGGTCGAATACCTGGAGAAGATCTTCCAGATCCCGTTCACCCTGCCGGAAATGGAACCGGCGGCCTACGCCCGGCTGATCGGGAGCGTCGCTGACCTCCCTCTGCCGCCCGTGCCGGCGGACCCACGGGACACGATCGACGCCGGCCGGCCCGTCGTCACCACCCGCGAAGAGCGCACGCCGGCGCGGGCCCGGCTGGACGTCGAGCCCGGCTCCGCGGCCGCCGCCGTCCCGGGGGAGCGCCTCGGCCTCACCGAGCCCGAAGTCGAGTTCGCCCAGCAGCTGGGCGCCTTGGTCACGAGTCCGCGGGCGGCGAAGCGGCTGATGAACACCTATCGCCTGATCCGGGCGACCCGGCACGTCGGGTCGCGGTCGCGCTTCCTCGGCGGGGACGGGCGGCCGGGTGAGTTCCAGGCCGTGCTGACCCTGCTCGCGGCGGTCGCCGGCCACCCGGGCCTGGCGGACCGGTTGCTCGTCGCCCTCCAGGACGCGGATGGGGACAGCTGGGCCGGCTTCCTCGCGCAGGTGGCCCCGGGTACGAACGAGACCGAACCCGGCGAACTGCCGCACGACTTCGCGGAGTGGGCCCGCCTGCACCGCGGCCTCGAAGCGAGCCGACGGCCGGACATGCTCGACGACCTCGGCACCTACCGGCGCTGGGGCCGGTGA
- a CDS encoding winged helix-turn-helix transcriptional regulator, which yields MTPSPRGDLFDPACPTRKLLDRIGTKWTSMAVKVLAEAAPGEVRFADLQRRMPGVSQKMLSTTLQSLTRDGLVARRVEPTVPPKVHYRLTELGESLEVPLSALRTWAEENMPAIDRALKRSAD from the coding sequence GTGACCCCCTCCCCGCGCGGCGACCTCTTCGACCCCGCCTGCCCGACCCGCAAGCTCCTCGACCGCATTGGCACGAAGTGGACGTCCATGGCGGTGAAGGTCCTGGCCGAAGCCGCCCCGGGAGAGGTGCGCTTCGCGGACCTGCAACGCCGCATGCCGGGCGTCTCCCAGAAGATGCTGTCGACGACGTTGCAGAGCCTCACCCGCGACGGCTTGGTGGCGCGGCGAGTGGAGCCGACGGTCCCACCGAAGGTGCACTACCGCCTCACCGAGCTGGGCGAGTCCCTGGAGGTCCCCCTATCCGCCCTGCGGACGTGGGCGGAGGAGAACATGCCGGCGATCGACCGGGCGCTGAAACGATCAGCCGACTGA
- a CDS encoding alpha/beta fold hydrolase, with product MVTTEEGNVREQRVKANGIEVNVAVAGEGPAFLLLHGFPHTWRLWSEVIPPLARHHRVIAPDLRGLGASTRAEGGYDAGTLADDAEALLDALDVPEATVVGIDAGAPPAFLLGVRRPGRVRRLVLMESLLGRLPGAEDFLRGGPPWWFGFHAVPGLAETVLAGHEAEYVDWFLAAGTHGRGVPAAIRDHFAAAYQGRDALRCAFEHYRAMPESARQIAEAGRLTVPTTAIGAHPVGDALARQLRPLADDLTTHLVEDCGHIIPLDRPDALLPLLLA from the coding sequence ATGGTAACCACTGAGGAGGGTAACGTGCGAGAGCAGCGGGTCAAGGCCAACGGCATCGAGGTGAACGTGGCCGTCGCCGGGGAGGGGCCGGCTTTCCTGCTCCTGCACGGCTTTCCGCACACCTGGCGGCTCTGGAGCGAGGTCATCCCGCCCCTGGCCCGGCACCACCGGGTGATCGCGCCGGATCTGCGGGGGCTCGGGGCGAGCACCCGCGCCGAGGGCGGGTACGACGCGGGGACCCTCGCGGACGACGCCGAAGCGCTTCTCGACGCCTTGGACGTGCCGGAGGCGACGGTCGTCGGGATCGACGCCGGGGCGCCGCCCGCGTTCTTGCTCGGGGTGCGGCGGCCCGGGCGGGTGCGGCGGCTCGTGCTCATGGAGTCGCTGCTCGGGCGCCTGCCCGGGGCCGAGGACTTCCTCCGCGGCGGGCCGCCGTGGTGGTTCGGGTTCCACGCCGTGCCCGGGCTGGCCGAGACGGTGCTCGCCGGCCACGAAGCCGAGTACGTCGACTGGTTCCTCGCCGCCGGCACGCACGGACGCGGTGTGCCGGCGGCGATCCGGGACCACTTCGCCGCGGCGTACCAAGGGCGCGACGCCTTGCGGTGCGCCTTCGAGCACTACCGCGCCATGCCGGAAAGCGCGCGGCAGATCGCCGAGGCCGGCCGGCTCACCGTGCCCACGACGGCGATCGGCGCGCACCCGGTGGGCGACGCCCTCGCCCGCCAGCTGCGCCCGCTCGCCGACGACCTCACGACGCACCTCGTCGAGGACTGCGGCCACATCATCCCGCTGGACCGCCCCGACGCCCTCCTCCCGCTCCTGCTCGCCTGA